One Peromyscus maniculatus bairdii isolate BWxNUB_F1_BW_parent chromosome 14, HU_Pman_BW_mat_3.1, whole genome shotgun sequence genomic window carries:
- the Prkar2b gene encoding cAMP-dependent protein kinase type II-beta regulatory subunit isoform X2 translates to METGLQFTSAPVINRFTRRASVCAEAYNPDEEEDDAESRIIHPKTDDQRSRLQEACKDILLFKNLDPEQMSQVLDAMFEKLVKEGEHVIDQGDDGDNFYVIDRGTFDIYVKCDGVGRCVGNYDNRGSFGELALMYNTPRAATITATSPGALWGLDRVTFRRIIVKNNAKKRKMYESFIESLPFLKSLEVSERLKVVDVIGTKVYNDGEQIIAQGDLADSFFIVESGEVKITMKRKGKSEVEENGAVEIARCFRGQYFGELALVTNKPRAASAHAIGTVKCLAMDVQAFERLLGPCMEIMKRNIATYEEQLVALFGTNMDIVEPTA, encoded by the exons TTTGTGCAGAAGCTTATAATCctgatgaagaagaagatgatgcaGAGTCCAGG ATAATACATCCAAAAActgatgatcagagaagcagattgCAAGAGGCTTGCAAAGATATCCTGCTGTTTAAGAACCTGGATCCA gAGCAGATGTCTCAAGTGTTAGATGCCATGTTTGAAAAATTGGTCAAAGAAGGGGAGCATGTAATTGATCAAGGCGATGATGGTGACAACTTCTACGTCATTGATAG AGGAACATTTGATATTTATGTAAAATGTGACGGTGTTGGAAGATGTGTTGGTAACTATGATAATCGTGGGAGTTTTGGAGAACTGGCCTTAATGTACAATACACCCAGAGCAGCTACAATCACTGCTACCTCTCCTGGTGCTCTGTGGGGTTTG GACAGGGTAACCTTCAGGAGAATAATTGTAAAAAACAATGCCAAAAAGAGAAAGATGTATGAAAGCTTTATCGAGTCACTGCCATTCCTCAAGTCTCTGGAG GTTTCTGAACGCCTGAAGGTGGTAGATGTGATCGGCACCAAAGTTTACAATGATGGAGAACAGATCATTGCTCAG ggAGATTTGGCagattcttttttcattgtaGAATCTGGAGAAGTGAAAATTACTATGAAAAGAAAG GGTAAGTCAGAAGTGGAAGAGAATGGTGCCGTGGAGATTGCTCGGTGTTTTCGGGGACAGTACTTTGGGGAGCTTGCCCTGGTCACTAACAAACCACGAGCAGCGTCTGCACACGCCATCGGGACTGTCAAATGTTTAG ccATGGATGTGCAAGCATTTGAAAGGCTTTTGGGACCTTGCATGGAAATTATGAAAAGGAACATCGCCACCTATGAAGAACAATTAGTTGCACTGTTTGGAACAAACATGGATATTGTTGAGCCCACTGCATGA
- the Prkar2b gene encoding cAMP-dependent protein kinase type II-beta regulatory subunit isoform X3: protein MLQGGGGPPVINRFTRRASVCAEAYNPDEEEDDAESRIIHPKTDDQRSRLQEACKDILLFKNLDPEQMSQVLDAMFEKLVKEGEHVIDQGDDGDNFYVIDRGTFDIYVKCDGVGRCVGNYDNRGSFGELALMYNTPRAATITATSPGALWGLDRVTFRRIIVKNNAKKRKMYESFIESLPFLKSLEVSERLKVVDVIGTKVYNDGEQIIAQGDLADSFFIVESGEVKITMKRKGKSEVEENGAVEIARCFRGQYFGELALVTNKPRAASAHAIGTVKCLAMDVQAFERLLGPCMEIMKRNIATYEEQLVALFGTNMDIVEPTA from the exons TTTGTGCAGAAGCTTATAATCctgatgaagaagaagatgatgcaGAGTCCAGG ATAATACATCCAAAAActgatgatcagagaagcagattgCAAGAGGCTTGCAAAGATATCCTGCTGTTTAAGAACCTGGATCCA gAGCAGATGTCTCAAGTGTTAGATGCCATGTTTGAAAAATTGGTCAAAGAAGGGGAGCATGTAATTGATCAAGGCGATGATGGTGACAACTTCTACGTCATTGATAG AGGAACATTTGATATTTATGTAAAATGTGACGGTGTTGGAAGATGTGTTGGTAACTATGATAATCGTGGGAGTTTTGGAGAACTGGCCTTAATGTACAATACACCCAGAGCAGCTACAATCACTGCTACCTCTCCTGGTGCTCTGTGGGGTTTG GACAGGGTAACCTTCAGGAGAATAATTGTAAAAAACAATGCCAAAAAGAGAAAGATGTATGAAAGCTTTATCGAGTCACTGCCATTCCTCAAGTCTCTGGAG GTTTCTGAACGCCTGAAGGTGGTAGATGTGATCGGCACCAAAGTTTACAATGATGGAGAACAGATCATTGCTCAG ggAGATTTGGCagattcttttttcattgtaGAATCTGGAGAAGTGAAAATTACTATGAAAAGAAAG GGTAAGTCAGAAGTGGAAGAGAATGGTGCCGTGGAGATTGCTCGGTGTTTTCGGGGACAGTACTTTGGGGAGCTTGCCCTGGTCACTAACAAACCACGAGCAGCGTCTGCACACGCCATCGGGACTGTCAAATGTTTAG ccATGGATGTGCAAGCATTTGAAAGGCTTTTGGGACCTTGCATGGAAATTATGAAAAGGAACATCGCCACCTATGAAGAACAATTAGTTGCACTGTTTGGAACAAACATGGATATTGTTGAGCCCACTGCATGA
- the Prkar2b gene encoding cAMP-dependent protein kinase type II-beta regulatory subunit isoform X4 — protein MSQVLDAMFEKLVKEGEHVIDQGDDGDNFYVIDRGTFDIYVKCDGVGRCVGNYDNRGSFGELALMYNTPRAATITATSPGALWGLDRVTFRRIIVKNNAKKRKMYESFIESLPFLKSLEVSERLKVVDVIGTKVYNDGEQIIAQGDLADSFFIVESGEVKITMKRKGKSEVEENGAVEIARCFRGQYFGELALVTNKPRAASAHAIGTVKCLAMDVQAFERLLGPCMEIMKRNIATYEEQLVALFGTNMDIVEPTA, from the exons ATGTCTCAAGTGTTAGATGCCATGTTTGAAAAATTGGTCAAAGAAGGGGAGCATGTAATTGATCAAGGCGATGATGGTGACAACTTCTACGTCATTGATAG AGGAACATTTGATATTTATGTAAAATGTGACGGTGTTGGAAGATGTGTTGGTAACTATGATAATCGTGGGAGTTTTGGAGAACTGGCCTTAATGTACAATACACCCAGAGCAGCTACAATCACTGCTACCTCTCCTGGTGCTCTGTGGGGTTTG GACAGGGTAACCTTCAGGAGAATAATTGTAAAAAACAATGCCAAAAAGAGAAAGATGTATGAAAGCTTTATCGAGTCACTGCCATTCCTCAAGTCTCTGGAG GTTTCTGAACGCCTGAAGGTGGTAGATGTGATCGGCACCAAAGTTTACAATGATGGAGAACAGATCATTGCTCAG ggAGATTTGGCagattcttttttcattgtaGAATCTGGAGAAGTGAAAATTACTATGAAAAGAAAG GGTAAGTCAGAAGTGGAAGAGAATGGTGCCGTGGAGATTGCTCGGTGTTTTCGGGGACAGTACTTTGGGGAGCTTGCCCTGGTCACTAACAAACCACGAGCAGCGTCTGCACACGCCATCGGGACTGTCAAATGTTTAG ccATGGATGTGCAAGCATTTGAAAGGCTTTTGGGACCTTGCATGGAAATTATGAAAAGGAACATCGCCACCTATGAAGAACAATTAGTTGCACTGTTTGGAACAAACATGGATATTGTTGAGCCCACTGCATGA